The sequence ACCTCCATCGTGTCGAGGTCGAGGACGAACAGAACACCGTTGTCGTCAATAGCTCTCGAGAAACGAGAGATTATATCAGGAAACTCGAGCTCGCTGTCCAGGAAAATGAGAGAACTCGTAATAACGCAGTAATTCCCAGCCTGACCGGCGATTTCGAGGAACGATTCCGTTTCACCTTTGCCCTTTTCGTAGCCTATAAGATACGCTGCCACTTTCTCCTCCTTTGCGAATCAATGCCACAATAAAGAACACTACCGTTTTGTCAAGATTTTTGTTTCGCTTCGCGATGCGAAGATTAAATTTATTTTTGAACCCAAGAAAGGACAACATGAGTTACAAGGTTTTGGTAACAGGCGGAGCGGGATTTATAGGCTCTAATTTCGTAAGACTGCTAATAACCCAGCCGGACATCGAGAAAGTCGTTATTCTCGACAAGCTTACCTACGCTGGAAGCCTCGATAACCTTGAAGGAGTCCTTGACGACCCGCGAACAACATTCATAAAAGGCGACATAGCTGAGCCTGACGATGCCTTTCGCGCCATGAAAGGATGCGATTGGGTTATAAATTTTGCCGCTGAATCCCATGTTGACCGTTCGATAAACGACCCCGCACCATTCATGAGAACCAATGTAGAGGGCGTGAGAGTGCTCCTTGAAGTGGCACGAGAACTCAAACCCAAAATTTTCCTTCAGGTGTCAACGGATGAAGTCTACGGACCTATCATCGAAGGATGCGTCGACGAAAGTGCACCTCTTAAACCATCAAGTCCATACTCAGCATCAAAAGCGGCTGCAGACATGCTGTGCAACGCATATTATGTAACATTCGGTGTGCCTGTTATTATCGCCCGAAGCGCAAACAACTATGGACCATATCAATATCCTGAAAAACTTATTCCACGATTCGTATCTTTAGCGCTTATGAACGAACCTCTTCCCATCTACGGCGATGGTCTCCATATGCGAGATTGGCTGTATGTTGAGGACAACTGTCGCGCACTGCTTTTGCTCCTCAGAAAAGGCAAACCGGGCGAAATCTATAACATCGGTGCATCAGAAATAAAGCACAACATAGATGTAGCAAAACTTCTTCTCGACATACTTGGTAAACCGCACTCGCTTATAAAACATGTTGACGACCGCCCAGGGCACGACCGCAGGTATTGCGTTGACTGGTCGAAAATAAAAGCCCTCGGATGGGAACCAAACGCTGATTTTTCCGAAAAATTCAGGGAAACAATAATTTGGTTTAAAAAAAGGCACGAATGGCTTCTTAAAAAGTCGCGGGAAGCCGAAGAATTTTATAAAAAAGCAAGAGCAAAATGAACGAGGAAGGCGAGAAATTACGCATTGCAGTTTTTGCCTCGGGGAGAGGAACTGACCTGCAGTCAATAATCGACGCTATCGAAGCAGGGAAACTTGATGCGCGGATAGTCATGGTTCTTTCCAACAAGAAAGATGCTATGGCGCTTGAACGCGCACGAAAACACAGAATACCAGCCGTCTATCTTTCGAGCAAGGATTTTGATAAGCGAGACAAGTTCGTCTCAACCATGCTTGAGGAGCTTGAACGACACGGCGCGAACTTTATAGCTCTTGCGGGCTACCTTCGCAAAGTGCCACCTGAGGTTATCCAGAAATATCGCAACAGAATAGTAAACATTCATCCTGCGCTTCTGCCGAGTTTCGGTGGGAAGGGAATGTATGGGATGCGTGTTCACGAAGCTGTCATAGAGTATGGCTGTAAAGTCACTGGTGTCACGATTCACATTGTCGATGAGCACTACGACCACGGACCAGTGGTGGCACAAAGGTGCGTTGAGGTTCGCGACGACGACACACCAGAAACACTCGCCGCCCGCGTTCTCGAAGTGGAACATCAGCTCTACCCCGAGGTGCTTCAGTGGTTCGCCGAAGGAAAAGTCGAGGTAATAGGCAGAAAAGTATTAATCAAGGAGTGATGATATGATAACAGTTTTGTGGGAGGATTTTTTGTGGGAGAAGTATTATCCCCTGACGCTTACCCACGCCGTTTTCGAACTTCGCATTGGTTGTCTAAACCTTATTGAGCGTGCAAAGCATTACTTCCCCGAGAACACAATATTCGCGGTGGCAAGAAGTGAGCTTAGGGAAAAACTATCATCGGAGGGGTTAAAACCGCTCTCTTCAGCAGATGTTTCGGAGAAAGCGCTGTTTATAAACGGTAGAGCTGTTCCCCGTAAAGAGGACTTCGCTAAATTCACCGAATGCGAGGAAACAACGCTTTTCGTATCGAATGACACGGTTGTAGCCATATTC comes from bacterium and encodes:
- the rfbB gene encoding dTDP-glucose 4,6-dehydratase → MSYKVLVTGGAGFIGSNFVRLLITQPDIEKVVILDKLTYAGSLDNLEGVLDDPRTTFIKGDIAEPDDAFRAMKGCDWVINFAAESHVDRSINDPAPFMRTNVEGVRVLLEVARELKPKIFLQVSTDEVYGPIIEGCVDESAPLKPSSPYSASKAAADMLCNAYYVTFGVPVIIARSANNYGPYQYPEKLIPRFVSLALMNEPLPIYGDGLHMRDWLYVEDNCRALLLLLRKGKPGEIYNIGASEIKHNIDVAKLLLDILGKPHSLIKHVDDRPGHDRRYCVDWSKIKALGWEPNADFSEKFRETIIWFKKRHEWLLKKSREAEEFYKKARAK
- a CDS encoding phosphoribosylglycinamide formyltransferase; translated protein: MNEEGEKLRIAVFASGRGTDLQSIIDAIEAGKLDARIVMVLSNKKDAMALERARKHRIPAVYLSSKDFDKRDKFVSTMLEELERHGANFIALAGYLRKVPPEVIQKYRNRIVNIHPALLPSFGGKGMYGMRVHEAVIEYGCKVTGVTIHIVDEHYDHGPVVAQRCVEVRDDDTPETLAARVLEVEHQLYPEVLQWFAEGKVEVIGRKVLIKE